The Tautonia plasticadhaerens nucleotide sequence GGAGCCGTTCTGGGTCATGACCAGGAACCGGTAGGTCTTGCCCGATCCCGGCAATGGCGAGGCCACGTTGTCGAGGACGTCGACGTCATGGGCGTTGGTCATGGCGAAGACGTCGTACGCCCAGGTCCCGGGCATGGCCCCCCTGTAGGTGTTGCCCGAGATTTCCCAGGGGCCCCCGATGACCCGGACCGTCCCGCCCCGGAGCGCGTTGCCGAGGATCCGCCCGTCCTCGGCCGAGGCGAGGTTGACCAGCGCCGCCGACCGCTCCCAGGGGCCGGAGGTCGATGAGGCGGGCGGGCCTTCCAGGTCGAGGTTCGAGAGGACGATCCCGACCTTCACCGAGCCGAGGGTCGGCGTCCTCGTGTCGGTGCTGGCGATGACGGCCGGGTCGTAGGGGACCGTCCAGTCCCACCGCACCGGGCCGTCGAAGCGGACGGCGAACCCGTCGAGCGTTGTGTTCCCGCGGTGGACGAGGATTGCCGAGCCCCAGGGCGTGGCGGAATCCGGCTGCGAGAATCGGAGCGTCGCCCCCGGATCCGCGGTGATCGTGATCGGCCGGTTCAGGGCCAGCGGGCGGTCGAGCCGGTACTCGCCGGCGGCCAGCCGGATCGACCCGTACGAATCGGCCAACGCCTGGAGGTCGTCCCCCGGCCGGGCGACGACGGAGGAGGGCGACGGCCGGGCCGCCCTCCTCGACGGATCCGCGGCGCCGCCGTCGAGGCGGACGATCGAGATCGACCCGTCGTCATAGGACAGCCGGAGGGTCATCGTCGTGCCGGTCTCGTCCTTCTCGGGAGGGAAGGCGATCGAGGCCCGGGTCGGGTCGCCGGGATCGCGGCGGAAGGCGAGGGCCCGGGCGTTGGGCTCGACCCCGATCGAGGAGCCGGCGGGGGTCGAGAACGCCCAGGTCACGCCACGGTCGGAGCCGGAGAGCGAGGCGGCGACCACCGCCCTCCCGGCGGGCAGCCCGGCCAGCTCGACCGAGGCGGCGCCGAGTCCGGCGACCGGGTCGTCGGACTGGCCGGCCCAACGGCCGGTGACCGCCTCGGGACGGGTCGGCACCGAGGCGGGGGGGGGGACGGCGAGGCCCGGCTCGGTCGGCCCGCCGAGCAGCTCGACGAGGTCGAGGGTGCCGTCGGCGTAGGAGATCGTCAGGGACAGCGGGAGTCCGTCCAGGTCGACGCCGGGCTGGACGTAGAGCCGGCCGAGGCTCGGGTCGGTGGCGTCCCGGATCAATTCGGCGTTGGGGAGGCCGTCGGCGTTGGTCCCCGATTGCCAGGCCAGTGGGCCGGGCCCCCTGACGTCGATCCCGTCGATCTCGACGCCGGCCGTCAGGTTGGCCAGCGCGATGACCGCGTCCTGAACCCCGTCCGGCCCGACCGAGGTGCCGGGGCCGACCCGGTCGGAGCCGTCCTGGCCGACCCAGGAGGGTTGGGCGACCGCCTCGGGCATCCGGAAGGTCGGGTCGGCCACCCCACCGGCCAGGGAGACCAGCGAGGTCGAGCCGTCCTCGAACCAGAGCCGCACCGAGAACGGCCGCCCCACCTCGACCTTGTACGGATCGAAGAAGACATCGGCGTTCGTCGATCCCGGGACCTGGGCGAACGCCGCGGTCCAGTGGGTGCCGTCCCCGTTGTACGACCAGATCCCGCCGCCATGGCCCCGGACCTCGGCCGCGGTGACGGGGAGGCCGGGCGGGAGGTCCGAGAGCGCGAGCCGGACGTCCTGGATGCCGTTCGGGGCGGGGGTCGAGGACCGGCCGACCAGGTCGTGCCGGTCCTGGCCGACCCAGGTCCCGGTCGGCGGCCCTGAGCTCAAGAGGTTTCGGATCTCCAATGCTTCACACGACGGACGGACGGGTCGCTTCCGGTGCGTGTTCATGACAGCGATCGCCGGCTCTCGATGGTTTCGTCGCGGAAGCTCATCCGTGGGTGCGACGTGGAGACTCCAACTCCCTCCCTGCCCTCGCCAAGACTGTAGATCCCGGGACCGGCCCATCGGATTCGGGCTCGCCTGCCCCGGCGGATTGACCCCGTGCGATCCGACGCACCGGCCAGCCCGGGGCGTCCGGGCCCGGTCGTCGGGACGACGGGCGTGCGGCGAACCGGGCGACGGTGTCGCTCCCTCTCGCCGCCGTCTCGGAGGCCGGATCCGGTCCTCCGGGGCCGTCCCTCGATCGGCCGATCGGGGCGGTTCGGCCGGGTCCGCCCTGCATGGAGATGGGTCTGGCCCGTACTGTGGGGAGCTTACCACGCGACGACGGCCGTGGGCGGGATTTTCCCCCTTGAGCGGCCCGAGGCCCCCGGCAACTCCCCCTCCCGGAGGGCGGCCCGGGATGCTAGAATCCGCCCCGTGCCGAGGCCCCGGGGCCCACCGTCACCGGGACGGGACGGGACGATCACGACCCCCTCGTCGGAGCGAATCGACATGACCGACTCCCTGACCGGACCCGGGACGAGATGGGGGTTCATTGGCGCCGGGAAGATGGCCTCGGCCCTGATCCGGGGGATGGTCCGGGCCGGCACCGCCCCCCCCTCCTCGATCGCCGCCAGCGACCCGTCCCCCGAGGCCCGGGCCGCCCTTGAGGCCGAGGGGGTCATGGCGACCGGGTCGAACGCGGAGGTCGCCGACCGGAGCGACGTCATCGTGCTGGCCGTGAAGCCGCAGGCGATGGACGTCGCCCTCGGGGAGTTGGGGGGCCGGGCGTCGGGGAAGCTCGTGGTGTCGGTGGCCGCCGGGGTCATGGTCGACCGGCTGGCCTCGGGGCTGGGACCGGGGGTGAGGGTCGTGCGGGTCATGCCGAACACGCCGGCCCTGGTCGGCGAGGGGGCGGCGGCCTACTGCCTCGGGCCGGGGGTGACGGGGGAGGACGAGGGACTGGTGCTCCGGATGCTCCAATCCGTCGGCATCGCCCGACGGGTCCCGGAGTCGCTGATGGACGCGGCGACGGGACTCTGCGGCAGCGGCCCGGCATTCGTCTACGCGGTCGTCGAGGCGATGTCGGACGGCGGGGTGCTGGCCGGCCTCCCCCGGGACCTCGCCACGGCGATGGCGGCGCAGACCGTCCTCGGGTCGGCCCGGATGGTGCTGGAGACGGGGTTGCATCCGGGGGCCCTGAAGGACCAGGTGACCAGCCCCGGCGGCACGACGATCGCCGGGGTGCACGCCCTGGAGCGGGGAGGGCTTCGCGCCGCCCTGATCGACGCCGTCAAGGCCGCCGCGACGCGGTCGGCCGAGCTGGCCGAGGAGGCCCGGGGCCGCCCGACGGGCCACTGAGCCTCCTCCGGTCATCGATGACGGTCCTTTCCCGGGCCGGCCGGTCAGGCCGGGTTCGAGAGGGCGGCAATCTGGGGGTCCGTCAGCGCCCGGCCGACGGCATAGATCTCGGTGATCCGGCCGTCGAGGTGGCGGAAGCCGGCCGACTCGACCGGCCCGCCGACCCGGCAGCTCGCCCCGGCGAGGTCGGTCCCGTGGTCGATCGTCGCGGCGGGGCCGGAGGGGGCCCCGGCGACGAACACCCGGAGGTCCGAGCCGTTGCGGCGGACCCCGATCACGGCGTCGGCCCCTGCGGCGAGGGTGGCCGCCGAGGTCGCCGAGGCCAGCGTCCCGCCGATGGGCCGGTACGAGGCGACGACCTGGCCGGCGGGCGTGATCGCGAGCCGGTTGACCACGCTCGCCCCGGAGTCGGCCTCGGTGTAGACCACCGCAGGGCTTCCCGAGGGCAGGACGTCGAGCCGAAGCCTCGCCAGCATCGTGAACCCCGGCCGGGCGCCGACCAGTGGGCCGGAGTCCCGGCCGAGTCGGTCGTCGGTTCCGTCGAAGTCCAGGAATCCGGCCGAACGCCATGCGGGCCGGGCGGCGACCGCAGCCTGGGAGAACGCCGGCCCGCCGTGCCGGTCGGCCCAGCGAAGGACCGGGTCGGAGTCGTCGGCCGGGCCCTCGGCGACGCCGTCGGCGGCGGCCGGCGAGCCGATCGGGGTGAGGGTGTGGCCGTTGCCGGTGGAGTCGACCCCGGCGACCGGGTTGCCGTCCAGCTCATGGAACATGACGAGGCCGGCTCGCAACGCCGGGGGCATCCCCGAGTAGGACAGGCCGGACCCGGAATTAAACAGGGCCGTCACGTCGGCCTGGGAGAGGGCCCGATTGCCCCAGACGCCGAACTGGTCGAGCCGGCCGGGCAGCAGGTGCAGCCGAGAGGTCGAGCCGCCGAAGTTGGAGCCCAGGTCGAGGTGGGTCGGGGTGATCGTGCCGAAGGAGGCCGAGGCGACCGTTCCGGCGACGCCGTTGACGTAGATCGACAGGGAGCCGCCGCTGCGGACCCCGACGACGTGGTGCCACTGGCCGGTCGGCAGGGCGGGGCCGATGGCGGTCGCGCCGGTCCCCGAATCCCCGGTGACGATGAATCGTGCCGAGGAGTCGGAGGAGGAGATGCCGAGGTAGAAGCCGATCGGGTTGCTCTGGGCGGTCGAGCGGTGGGCCGCGATCGTCCGTGAGGTGCCCGAGCCGCCCGACAACCACACCCAGGCCTGGACGCTGTAATTGGTGCCCAGCGTGCCCATCAGCGAGCCGGCACGGGAGAGGTACTGGCTCGTGCCGTCGAGCGTCACCGCGCCCCGGGAGGCGACGCCGGAGGCGGCGTCGAGCCAGAGGAGCAGGTCGGGGGCGTCCTCACGCGAGTACACGGGTTCGCCGGGCCGTACCGGCCGATAGATGGCGAGGGAGCGACGCTTTTTCAAGGGAGTCATCCTCGTGGCCTCGTTCGGGCCGGGGTCGGCCGCGGGACGAGGCGGATCGAAGGAGCCGATGGGCGTGGAGAGGCGTCGTGCCCCGGTCCGTCCCGTCGGGCCCCGGCGGCATCGCCGGGTCTCCCCCTGGGGTGCCGGCCGCTCCCGGCCCGGCTCGGACAGTGCAGTCCCGTCAGCTTTAATATCGTGGGAAGCGGCCTCGCCAGTCACAAAAAAATGACGGCGGAGTCGTCACGGGCCCGCTCCGGGGCGCGTTGACATCTCGCGGAGCGATCTGCTACCGTTTCGGTCGACTCCCGGAGGGACGTCCCCTCCTTGCGGGCGATCACCCAGCGAATTGCCCCCGGGGAGCCACGCCTCTCCCCCCCGCCTC carries:
- a CDS encoding LamG domain-containing protein, translating into MTPLKKRRSLAIYRPVRPGEPVYSREDAPDLLLWLDAASGVASRGAVTLDGTSQYLSRAGSLMGTLGTNYSVQAWVWLSGGSGTSRTIAAHRSTAQSNPIGFYLGISSSDSSARFIVTGDSGTGATAIGPALPTGQWHHVVGVRSGGSLSIYVNGVAGTVASASFGTITPTHLDLGSNFGGSTSRLHLLPGRLDQFGVWGNRALSQADVTALFNSGSGLSYSGMPPALRAGLVMFHELDGNPVAGVDSTGNGHTLTPIGSPAAADGVAEGPADDSDPVLRWADRHGGPAFSQAAVAARPAWRSAGFLDFDGTDDRLGRDSGPLVGARPGFTMLARLRLDVLPSGSPAVVYTEADSGASVVNRLAITPAGQVVASYRPIGGTLASATSAATLAAGADAVIGVRRNGSDLRVFVAGAPSGPAATIDHGTDLAGASCRVGGPVESAGFRHLDGRITEIYAVGRALTDPQIAALSNPA
- the proC gene encoding pyrroline-5-carboxylate reductase; its protein translation is MTDSLTGPGTRWGFIGAGKMASALIRGMVRAGTAPPSSIAASDPSPEARAALEAEGVMATGSNAEVADRSDVIVLAVKPQAMDVALGELGGRASGKLVVSVAAGVMVDRLASGLGPGVRVVRVMPNTPALVGEGAAAYCLGPGVTGEDEGLVLRMLQSVGIARRVPESLMDAATGLCGSGPAFVYAVVEAMSDGGVLAGLPRDLATAMAAQTVLGSARMVLETGLHPGALKDQVTSPGGTTIAGVHALERGGLRAALIDAVKAAATRSAELAEEARGRPTGH